The following proteins come from a genomic window of bacterium:
- a CDS encoding biotin/lipoyl-containing protein, with translation MSEVVLRAGGVAARYEVSRDGDAWTVRVGPRTHRLRLTLLESGVALVESDGRTHLLHAAAAGGRTFVHLDGVTLDFEPVRRGGERGGGATDDTGDLRAPMPGVVTQVLVRVGDTVRTGQPLLIVEAMKMEHVVRAGGPGVVRAVRVAAGDQVDGGAVVAELAPVMPGDTP, from the coding sequence ATGAGTGAGGTCGTCCTTCGGGCCGGTGGCGTCGCGGCGCGGTACGAGGTATCGCGGGACGGGGACGCGTGGACCGTGCGGGTGGGGCCCCGTACGCACCGCCTGCGACTCACCCTCCTCGAGTCCGGGGTGGCGCTCGTCGAGTCTGACGGACGGACGCACCTCCTGCATGCGGCGGCGGCGGGCGGACGCACCTTCGTGCACCTCGACGGCGTGACCCTGGACTTCGAGCCCGTGCGGCGGGGTGGCGAGCGCGGCGGCGGCGCGACAGACGATACCGGCGACCTCCGCGCGCCGATGCCGGGTGTGGTCACCCAGGTGTTGGTGCGGGTCGGGGACACCGTCCGGACCGGGCAGCCGCTGCTCATCGTCGAAGCGATGAAGATGGAGCATGTCGTGCGCGCCGGCGGCCCCGGGGTGGTGCGCGCCGTGCGCGTCGCCGCCGGAGACCAGGTGGATGGGGGAGCCGTCGTCGCGGAGTTGGCTCCGGTCATGCCCGGCGACACGCCGTGA
- a CDS encoding biotin carboxylase N-terminal domain-containing protein: protein MRTVLVANRGEIAVRVIGACRELGLRTVAVYADPDRDALYPRLADDRVPLGASDPLDTYLHVGRLLDAARRSGADTVHPGYGFLAESAEFAAAVREAGLVWVGPPADVIARVGDKTEARRLARRAGVPVVAGCDAEETSDADLTAAAGRIGFPLMIKAAAGGGGRGMRRVNEASDLPGALASARREARAAFGRDALLLERHLDEVHHVEVQVLADATGVAMALGERECSVQRRHQKLIEESPSPFVTAELRSQLERAAVAIAETAGYVNAGTVEFLVDADRRWYFLEVNARLQVEHPVTEMVTGVDLVKAQLHLAAGDRLPADGSGRSRAPRARGHAIECRVCAEDAAHGFRPTPGPILALVEPHGPGVRVDSGLRAGWRVPVEYDPMLAKVIAHAATREDAATRMADALGRYVILGCQTNLEFLRAVVRHDAFRDGETTTRFLERHFGAWTGEADGLAAAAAAVLTQVRDAGTAEATAAPGEGGSPAGSPGRDWDPWLRVGPWRMGMSGPPGAHE from the coding sequence ATGCGGACCGTGTTGGTCGCCAATCGCGGCGAGATCGCCGTCCGTGTCATCGGCGCGTGCCGTGAGCTGGGTCTTCGGACGGTCGCGGTATACGCGGATCCCGACCGGGACGCCCTCTACCCGCGGCTGGCCGACGACCGGGTGCCTCTTGGCGCCTCGGACCCGCTGGACACGTACCTGCACGTCGGTCGCCTGCTCGACGCGGCGCGGCGCTCGGGCGCGGACACGGTGCACCCTGGGTACGGGTTTCTCGCGGAGTCGGCGGAGTTCGCCGCGGCGGTCCGCGAGGCGGGCCTGGTGTGGGTCGGTCCGCCCGCGGACGTGATCGCCCGCGTCGGGGACAAGACGGAGGCGCGGCGGCTCGCAAGGCGAGCGGGGGTCCCGGTGGTGGCGGGATGTGACGCTGAGGAGACGTCGGACGCGGACCTGACGGCCGCGGCCGGCCGGATCGGATTTCCGTTGATGATCAAGGCCGCCGCGGGCGGCGGCGGCCGGGGCATGCGGCGCGTGAATGAGGCCAGCGACCTCCCGGGAGCGCTCGCGTCGGCCCGGCGCGAGGCGCGGGCGGCGTTTGGCCGGGACGCCTTGTTGTTGGAGCGCCACCTCGACGAGGTCCACCACGTGGAGGTGCAGGTTCTGGCGGACGCCACGGGGGTCGCCATGGCCCTCGGCGAGCGCGAATGCAGCGTGCAGCGCCGACACCAGAAGCTGATCGAGGAGTCGCCGTCGCCGTTCGTGACCGCGGAGCTGCGATCGCAGCTCGAACGCGCCGCCGTGGCGATCGCGGAAACGGCCGGGTACGTCAACGCGGGCACCGTGGAGTTCCTGGTAGACGCCGACCGCCGCTGGTATTTCCTGGAGGTGAATGCGCGGCTGCAGGTCGAGCACCCCGTGACCGAAATGGTGACCGGCGTGGATCTCGTCAAAGCGCAGCTGCACCTCGCCGCCGGTGACCGGCTGCCGGCGGACGGCAGCGGGCGCTCGCGGGCCCCGCGGGCGCGGGGTCACGCGATCGAGTGCCGGGTGTGCGCGGAGGACGCCGCGCACGGGTTTCGCCCGACGCCGGGACCCATTCTCGCCCTGGTGGAGCCGCATGGGCCCGGGGTGCGCGTGGACTCGGGGTTGCGCGCGGGATGGCGCGTGCCCGTCGAATACGATCCGATGCTCGCGAAGGTCATCGCCCACGCCGCGACGCGCGAGGACGCCGCAACGCGGATGGCGGACGCGCTCGGACGCTACGTCATCCTGGGATGCCAGACGAACTTGGAATTCCTGCGCGCGGTGGTGCGGCACGACGCCTTCCGGGACGGGGAAACGACGACGCGGTTCCTGGAGCGCCATTTCGGGGCGTGGACCGGCGAGGCGGACGGGCTCGCCGCCGCGGCCGCCGCGGTGCTGACGCAGGTGCGCGACGCGGGTACGGCCGAGGCGACTGCAGCCCCAGGGGAGGGAGGATCGCCTGCCGGTAGCCCGGGCCGGGATTGGGACCCATGGTTGCGGGTCGGCCCCTGGCGCATGGGGATGTCCGGACCGCCGGGCGCGCATGAGTGA
- a CDS encoding hydroxymethylglutaryl-CoA lyase, giving the protein MTGKAGEARDPLPDGLAAPFAGLPRRVRIVEVGPRDGLQNEAARLSIDDKVAFVRRLAAAGLRTIEVGAFVRPDRVPQMADTDAVVRRLGSLDGVALSALVPNRLGMERAIACGLRDVSVFTAASEAFARHNINMTIDESLTRFGEVLTLAAERAMRVRAYVSTAWWCPYDGRVNPDAVRRVAGRLFEMGCGEISLGDTIGAATPADVAALLDGLARDLPRGALAVHFHDTRGTALANVLAALLQGVTTIDAAAGGLGGCPYAPGASGNLATEDLVYMLHGMGIDTGVDLARLVEASRPLALLVGRALPSRYLQAGPPPAG; this is encoded by the coding sequence GTGACGGGTAAGGCCGGGGAAGCACGCGACCCGCTCCCAGACGGCCTGGCGGCGCCGTTCGCGGGGCTTCCCCGCCGGGTGCGGATCGTTGAGGTCGGCCCGCGCGACGGCCTCCAGAACGAGGCCGCCAGGCTCTCGATCGACGACAAGGTCGCGTTCGTCAGGCGCCTCGCGGCGGCGGGACTTCGGACGATCGAGGTAGGCGCGTTCGTGCGCCCGGACCGCGTGCCGCAGATGGCCGACACCGACGCCGTGGTGCGTCGACTCGGATCGCTGGACGGCGTCGCGCTGTCCGCGCTGGTGCCCAACCGGCTCGGTATGGAGCGCGCCATTGCGTGCGGTCTGCGCGACGTGTCGGTGTTCACCGCGGCGTCAGAGGCGTTTGCGCGACACAACATCAACATGACGATCGACGAGTCGCTCACACGGTTCGGCGAGGTCCTGACGCTTGCGGCCGAGCGCGCCATGCGTGTGCGCGCGTACGTGTCCACGGCGTGGTGGTGCCCGTACGACGGACGCGTGAATCCGGATGCGGTGCGCCGGGTCGCGGGACGCCTGTTCGAGATGGGGTGTGGGGAGATCTCGTTGGGGGACACGATCGGCGCGGCGACGCCGGCGGACGTCGCGGCGTTGTTGGACGGTCTGGCGCGCGATCTGCCCCGAGGCGCCCTGGCGGTCCACTTCCACGACACGCGGGGGACGGCGCTTGCGAACGTCCTTGCCGCGCTGTTGCAGGGCGTCACCACGATCGACGCCGCGGCCGGCGGTCTCGGCGGTTGCCCGTACGCGCCCGGCGCGTCGGGCAACTTGGCGACCGAGGATCTCGTCTACATGCTGCACGGGATGGGAATTGACACCGGGGTGGACCTCGCCCGGTTGGTCGAGGCGTCGCGACCGCTTGCGCTGCTGGTCGGCCGCGCGCTGCCGTCCCGCTATCTCCAGGCCGGGCCGCCGCCGGCGGGCTGA